A single window of Xylocopilactobacillus apicola DNA harbors:
- a CDS encoding MFS transporter: protein MFSFLKPAPDAKVKVAPDKVANTYKWRQIGVLVSILLGYAGYTVIRQVFTIQQHDIMKVYHFSTGQIGMILSCFGLGYGISKLFMGALSDKSDSNRYLATGLFLSSLINFAFGATRNFYIMCFLMLIMSIAQGMGAGACQRIIQLWWSKKRRGIVFAVWGTSKSFGAILCVSLVQLAAYLFSNSISMVFYATGVVGVVMSLIVWFAGCDRPAAVGLPSITEYAHEEVVLDNGEKNNNELTKMNIFQIITHYIINNKLVWAVTLTSMCLYVVSYGINTWIPSYLTQFKGFSPTTAKWLVGIVGVATIPGGIISGVLSDLFKNRRAAVCVVGILGVIACLIPYLLSTNHTVIIVVLILMMNFLSAPIMLVGLIINEVVPKFAVGTSTGFMGFFQYLGGEIAATALVGLLVDKYGWGANITVLFVASALALCLSIYIMITERKLDRS from the coding sequence ATGTTTTCATTTCTAAAACCGGCACCTGATGCAAAAGTGAAGGTTGCACCAGATAAAGTTGCCAATACTTATAAATGGCGCCAAATCGGTGTACTTGTTTCAATCCTTCTTGGATATGCTGGCTACACGGTCATTCGCCAAGTTTTCACAATCCAGCAACACGATATTATGAAAGTGTACCATTTCTCTACCGGACAAATTGGGATGATCCTCTCCTGCTTTGGACTCGGGTATGGAATCTCCAAATTATTTATGGGAGCGCTTAGCGACAAAAGCGATAGCAATCGATATCTAGCGACTGGCCTATTTCTTTCTTCGCTGATAAATTTTGCTTTTGGTGCCACTCGAAATTTCTATATAATGTGTTTTTTGATGCTAATCATGTCAATCGCTCAAGGAATGGGAGCCGGTGCATGCCAGAGAATTATTCAACTTTGGTGGAGTAAGAAACGGCGGGGAATTGTTTTTGCAGTTTGGGGTACTTCAAAAAGCTTCGGCGCAATTCTTTGCGTTTCCTTAGTTCAATTAGCGGCGTATTTATTCTCCAACTCGATCTCGATGGTCTTTTATGCAACTGGTGTTGTTGGAGTGGTGATGAGTCTAATTGTTTGGTTTGCTGGCTGTGACCGACCTGCTGCTGTGGGATTACCTAGCATCACCGAATACGCCCACGAAGAAGTCGTACTCGACAACGGTGAAAAAAATAATAACGAATTGACTAAGATGAATATTTTCCAGATCATCACGCACTACATCATTAACAACAAATTGGTCTGGGCGGTTACTTTGACCTCAATGTGTTTATACGTGGTCAGCTACGGAATTAACACTTGGATTCCTAGTTATTTAACGCAATTTAAAGGCTTCTCGCCAACAACTGCTAAATGGTTAGTCGGAATTGTCGGCGTTGCAACGATTCCTGGCGGTATAATTAGTGGCGTTTTATCAGATTTATTTAAAAATCGTCGTGCTGCCGTCTGCGTCGTCGGAATTCTCGGAGTCATTGCCTGCTTAATTCCTTACCTGTTAAGCACCAATCACACAGTAATTATTGTTGTTTTAATTTTAATGATGAACTTTCTAAGCGCGCCGATCATGCTAGTCGGGCTAATCATCAACGAAGTCGTCCCTAAATTTGCAGTTGGAACTTCGACGGGATTTATGGGATTCTTCCAATATTTAGGCGGTGAAATTGCCGCAACTGCGCTAGTAGGTCTACTAGTTGACAAATACGGTTGGGGCGCCAACATCACTGTTTTGTTCGTGGCCTCAGCGCTTGCCTTATGTTTGTCCATTTACATCATGATTACCGAGCGAAAATTAGATCGATCCTAA
- a CDS encoding MFS transporter, whose protein sequence is MKEKKFGIILPIILVSYFLILLDNSIVFTSSLKIAQELHLDSQMTAWVSNAYALTFGGFIIFGGRMGDIFGRKRIFLIGISIFSICSLLVGLAQSGPMIIAARAAQGLGSAILAPTTLALLMDNYQGKRRSQAIAYYGATTGIGASVGLVIGGLIASYASWRWGFFLNFPLGLVLAVLTSLKIPQSKTVSQKMDWGGTLLSVLGLTSLIAGINLKAQGVWFLIAAVIFLILFLFQEKRTAHPLMPLSLFADSERTSAYLARFTDTAAMTSYLFLTPQVMQQVLNWTPLMAAFGFLPQMLLQFLTASMVNKLAQKWDHTFLSLIGAVIFASGMFIGIFLPVQNGYVIGLLLPLVLTGLGQGLIMGPLTISSVARTNEQIAGAASGTLNMAQQIGSSFGLSLIVTLTTNYHQQLIIMTFFAVILIVAVSVMHWSAKRHK, encoded by the coding sequence TTGAAAGAAAAGAAATTTGGAATTATTTTACCAATTATTTTGGTTAGTTATTTTTTAATCTTGTTGGATAATTCGATAGTTTTTACGAGCAGTTTGAAAATTGCGCAAGAGTTACATTTGGATTCGCAAATGACCGCTTGGGTTTCCAATGCTTACGCTTTAACATTCGGCGGATTCATTATCTTTGGTGGCCGGATGGGCGATATTTTCGGGCGAAAAAGAATTTTTCTAATTGGAATTTCTATTTTTAGTATTTGTTCGTTATTAGTTGGTCTGGCTCAAAGCGGGCCAATGATTATTGCTGCTCGGGCAGCTCAAGGTTTAGGATCAGCAATTTTAGCCCCAACGACGCTTGCTTTGTTGATGGACAATTATCAAGGCAAAAGGCGGAGTCAGGCGATTGCTTATTACGGCGCCACTACTGGGATTGGAGCTAGTGTCGGTTTGGTAATTGGCGGCTTAATTGCCAGTTATGCCTCTTGGCGTTGGGGATTTTTCTTAAACTTTCCGCTCGGATTGGTTCTGGCGGTTTTGACGTCCTTGAAAATTCCTCAAAGTAAAACGGTAAGTCAGAAAATGGATTGGGGCGGCACGCTTCTTTCGGTTTTGGGCCTAACCTCGCTGATTGCGGGAATTAATCTCAAAGCACAGGGAGTTTGGTTCTTAATCGCTGCGGTAATTTTCTTGATTTTGTTTTTGTTCCAGGAAAAACGAACTGCTCATCCGCTGATGCCTTTAAGCTTATTCGCAGATTCAGAGCGAACTAGCGCTTATCTGGCAAGATTTACTGATACGGCGGCGATGACTTCTTATTTGTTTTTGACGCCTCAAGTAATGCAACAAGTGCTTAATTGGACTCCGTTAATGGCGGCATTTGGATTTTTGCCCCAAATGCTTTTGCAGTTTCTAACGGCCTCAATGGTGAATAAATTGGCGCAAAAATGGGATCATACATTTTTATCCTTGATTGGTGCGGTAATTTTTGCTTCCGGAATGTTTATTGGAATTTTCCTGCCCGTTCAAAATGGTTACGTGATCGGTCTTTTACTTCCATTGGTGCTCACCGGTCTAGGTCAAGGATTAATCATGGGACCGTTAACGATTTCAAGTGTAGCGAGAACCAACGAGCAGATTGCAGGAGCTGCTTCGGGGACTTTAAATATGGCCCAACAAATTGGCTCGTCTTTTGGCTTGTCGCTGATTGTAACTTTAACCACGAATTATCACCAGCAGTTGATTATCATGACCTTTTTTGCAGTGATTTTAATTGTTGCGGTCAGCGTGATGCATTGGAGTGCAAAAAGGCACAAATAA
- a CDS encoding glycoside hydrolase family 1 protein has product MILKEKKVTFKKDFWWGGATAANQIEGAWDVDGRGLAVSDVALGKDQSVNYQKQVQFTSDDVNAALADQTDQLRPKRRGIDFYHRYPEDIKLLGELGVNAFRMSIAWSRIFPNGDEDEPNESGIKFYQEVINSLKEQGIEPIVTLSHYEMPLNLSVNGQGWVSRKVIDYFVKFAKICFESFPEVKYWITFNEIDSIMRHPFTSGGIIPDRSENLNQDIFQALHHQFVASSLVTKLAHELIPDSQVGCMLTKITTYPSTCRPEDVLAAFNKNTMNYFCADVQAKGEYPKLILNYFAKENIKLVMEPDDLQILAANTVDFISLSYYMSLVAAADETGLEMTSGNTVEGGKNPYLETSQWGWAIDPVGIRISLLELYDRYQLPLFIVENGLGAQDQLEKDQTIHDPYRISYLSKHIQEVGKAVDQGVEVMGYLIWGIIDLVSASTSQMSKRYGVIYVDEDDQGHGTFDRYRKDSFAWYQKVIRSNGNDL; this is encoded by the coding sequence ATGATTTTAAAGGAGAAAAAAGTGACATTTAAAAAAGATTTTTGGTGGGGCGGAGCAACTGCCGCCAATCAAATTGAAGGAGCCTGGGATGTTGATGGACGTGGGCTCGCTGTGTCTGACGTTGCGCTTGGAAAAGATCAGAGCGTAAATTATCAAAAACAGGTCCAATTCACATCTGACGATGTGAATGCGGCGCTCGCGGACCAAACTGATCAGCTCCGTCCCAAAAGAAGAGGGATAGATTTTTATCATCGCTATCCCGAAGACATCAAATTGTTGGGTGAATTGGGTGTTAACGCTTTTAGAATGTCAATTGCTTGGTCGCGAATTTTTCCAAACGGCGATGAGGACGAGCCGAACGAGTCAGGGATTAAGTTCTACCAAGAGGTAATTAATTCGCTAAAGGAGCAAGGAATTGAGCCGATTGTGACGCTGTCTCACTATGAGATGCCTTTAAATCTAAGTGTCAACGGTCAAGGCTGGGTTTCCCGCAAAGTCATTGATTACTTCGTGAAATTTGCCAAGATCTGCTTTGAAAGTTTTCCTGAGGTGAAATACTGGATTACTTTTAACGAGATTGACAGCATCATGCGGCATCCTTTCACTTCTGGTGGAATTATTCCCGATCGCAGCGAAAATTTAAATCAGGATATTTTCCAAGCTTTGCATCATCAATTTGTAGCTTCTTCTTTGGTTACCAAATTAGCTCACGAGTTAATCCCTGACAGCCAAGTTGGTTGTATGTTAACTAAAATTACAACTTACCCAAGTACTTGTCGTCCAGAAGATGTACTGGCTGCTTTTAACAAAAATACGATGAATTATTTCTGTGCCGACGTTCAGGCAAAAGGCGAGTATCCAAAACTCATTTTGAATTACTTTGCCAAAGAGAATATCAAATTAGTCATGGAGCCAGATGATTTGCAGATTCTGGCTGCCAATACAGTCGATTTCATTTCTTTAAGTTACTACATGTCTTTGGTTGCGGCGGCCGATGAGACTGGTCTTGAAATGACAAGCGGTAATACTGTTGAAGGTGGCAAAAATCCTTATTTAGAAACTTCGCAATGGGGTTGGGCTATTGATCCTGTTGGAATTAGAATTTCTTTACTGGAGTTGTACGATCGTTATCAATTACCGCTTTTTATCGTCGAAAATGGCTTAGGGGCGCAGGATCAATTGGAAAAAGATCAAACGATTCACGATCCATACCGGATTTCTTATCTGAGTAAACACATTCAAGAAGTTGGAAAAGCTGTTGACCAAGGAGTTGAAGTTATGGGTTATCTAATTTGGGGGATTATTGACCTGGTCAGCGCTTCGACTTCGCAGATGTCAAAACGCTACGGCGTCATTTATGTTGATGAAGACGATCAGGGACATGGCACCTTTGATCGGTATCGTAAAGATTCTTTTGCTTGGTATCAAAAAGTTATTCGTTCTAATGGCAATGACCTATAA
- a CDS encoding valine--tRNA ligase, with amino-acid sequence MKEMAKKYDPKEVEKCRYQEWLTEDLFKPSGDEKAQPYSIVIPPPNVTGKLHLGHAWDTTLQDILIRHKRMQGYDTLWLPGMDHAGIATQIKVEAKLSEQGLSRYDLGREKFIEKVWEWKDDFAATIKDQWAKLGLSLDYSRERFTLDQGLSDAVKKVFVDLYKKGLIYRGEYIINWDPEAKTALSDIEVIHQDDPGAFYYVSYPLLDGVKFNGKDYIEIATTRPETMMGDTAIAVNPNDQRYSDLVGKKVLLPLANREIPIIADEYVDPEFGTGLVKITPAHDPNDFLVGNRHNLKRINTMNEDATMNENAGKYQGLDRFKAREAIAKDLSDQGYLLKTEPIVHSVGHSERTKVQVEARLSTQWFVKMEPLAKQALKAQDQVEFWPERFKQQYVNWLENIHDWVISRQLWWGHRIPAWYHRETGEVYVGEEPPKDLENWDQDPDVLDTWFSSALWPFSTLGWPDEESPDYKRYFPTDTLVTGYDIIPFWVARMIFQSYEFTGQKPFKNVVLHGLIRDEQGRKMSKSLGNGIDPMEVIDHYGADALRWFLITGTALGQDMRFDYQKMDAAWNFINKLWNASRFVIMNLEGIDKIELPDKSDQTLADRWILTRLNETIEQVNTQLDQFNYGETGRAIYDFIWHDFCDWYLEISKADLNGEDSKRSLATKQMLAYVLDQILRLVHPLMPFVTEKIWLSMPTHDGKSLVVAKYPEADAKLMDQKSKHQMQAVIELITVIRGIRAEAGAPLSRSIEVLIKTEDDSLKEIFNDNLPYIKRLVNPKELQIGSEVAAPDLAKIGIIAHAKVYIPLEDLVDLDVERAKLQKQIKTFTAEITRAEKKLGNEKFVSQAPQELVEAEKQKVTDYTFKLKTAKESLAILDK; translated from the coding sequence ATGAAGGAAATGGCGAAGAAGTATGATCCTAAAGAAGTTGAAAAATGTCGTTATCAAGAATGGTTGACAGAAGATCTTTTTAAACCGAGCGGTGATGAAAAAGCTCAACCGTATTCAATCGTAATTCCACCACCAAATGTTACAGGAAAATTACATTTAGGTCATGCTTGGGATACGACTTTACAAGATATTTTAATTCGGCATAAGCGAATGCAAGGCTATGATACTTTGTGGTTACCAGGGATGGATCATGCGGGGATTGCAACGCAAATTAAAGTCGAAGCCAAGCTCAGTGAACAGGGCCTCTCACGCTATGATCTTGGGCGAGAGAAATTTATTGAAAAGGTTTGGGAGTGGAAAGATGATTTTGCTGCAACCATTAAGGACCAATGGGCAAAGCTTGGTCTTTCGCTGGATTATTCTAGAGAACGCTTCACGTTGGATCAAGGATTATCCGATGCAGTCAAAAAAGTGTTCGTCGACCTTTACAAAAAAGGTTTAATTTATCGGGGCGAATATATTATTAACTGGGATCCTGAGGCTAAGACTGCACTTTCGGACATTGAAGTAATTCACCAAGATGATCCAGGAGCTTTTTATTACGTTTCCTATCCGTTGCTTGATGGAGTTAAATTTAATGGCAAAGACTATATTGAAATTGCAACAACTCGGCCGGAGACGATGATGGGGGATACTGCAATTGCCGTCAATCCAAATGATCAGAGATATTCTGATTTGGTTGGCAAAAAAGTTCTCCTGCCATTAGCTAACCGAGAGATTCCGATCATTGCCGATGAGTACGTCGATCCCGAATTTGGGACCGGTTTGGTTAAAATTACGCCTGCACATGACCCGAATGATTTCTTGGTAGGAAATCGTCATAATTTAAAGCGAATCAACACAATGAATGAAGATGCGACAATGAACGAAAACGCCGGTAAATATCAAGGGTTGGACCGGTTTAAAGCTCGTGAGGCAATTGCTAAAGATTTATCAGATCAAGGTTATTTGCTGAAAACAGAGCCGATCGTTCACTCGGTGGGTCATTCTGAGCGGACGAAGGTGCAAGTTGAAGCCCGTCTTTCAACTCAATGGTTTGTAAAAATGGAGCCGCTTGCTAAGCAAGCTTTGAAGGCGCAAGATCAGGTTGAATTTTGGCCTGAACGATTTAAGCAGCAATATGTCAATTGGCTTGAAAATATCCACGATTGGGTTATTTCGCGCCAATTATGGTGGGGGCATCGGATTCCTGCTTGGTATCATCGTGAAACGGGTGAGGTTTATGTAGGAGAAGAACCGCCAAAAGATCTGGAAAACTGGGACCAAGATCCTGATGTTTTGGATACGTGGTTTTCTAGCGCTTTGTGGCCGTTTAGTACGCTTGGTTGGCCAGATGAAGAAAGTCCAGATTATAAACGCTATTTTCCAACTGATACTTTGGTAACCGGTTATGACATCATTCCATTTTGGGTTGCCCGGATGATCTTCCAATCGTACGAATTCACGGGTCAAAAGCCGTTTAAAAACGTGGTTTTGCATGGGCTAATTCGTGATGAACAGGGACGCAAGATGAGTAAGTCGCTCGGTAACGGAATTGATCCGATGGAAGTTATCGATCATTATGGTGCCGACGCGCTTAGATGGTTTTTGATCACCGGAACGGCTCTCGGCCAAGATATGCGCTTTGATTATCAAAAGATGGACGCGGCTTGGAATTTCATTAATAAACTTTGGAACGCGAGTCGTTTTGTAATCATGAATTTAGAGGGTATCGATAAAATTGAATTACCCGATAAATCGGATCAAACGTTAGCTGATCGCTGGATTTTGACTCGACTAAACGAAACAATTGAACAAGTAAATACTCAATTAGATCAGTTTAATTATGGCGAAACTGGTCGCGCTATTTATGATTTTATCTGGCATGATTTTTGCGATTGGTACTTAGAAATTAGCAAAGCCGATCTAAATGGCGAAGATTCAAAGCGCAGTCTGGCTACAAAACAAATGTTAGCTTACGTTTTAGATCAGATTTTGCGCTTAGTTCATCCACTGATGCCTTTTGTGACTGAAAAAATTTGGCTCAGTATGCCAACTCATGACGGCAAATCGTTAGTAGTCGCTAAATATCCTGAAGCCGATGCAAAATTGATGGATCAAAAATCCAAGCATCAAATGCAGGCAGTAATCGAATTAATTACTGTGATTAGAGGAATTCGGGCTGAAGCAGGCGCACCGTTATCGAGGTCAATTGAGGTTTTAATTAAGACGGAAGATGATTCTTTAAAAGAAATTTTTAACGACAACTTGCCGTACATTAAACGCTTGGTTAACCCAAAAGAGCTTCAAATTGGTTCAGAAGTTGCTGCTCCGGATCTTGCTAAAATCGGAATTATAGCCCATGCTAAAGTTTATATCCCGTTGGAAGATTTGGTGGACTTAGACGTCGAAAGGGCGAAACTTCAAAAACAAATCAAAACTTTTACTGCAGAAATTACGCGGGCAGAAAAGAAATTAGGGAATGAGAAATTTGTATCCCAGGCGCCGCAAGAATTAGTGGAAGCTGAGAAGCAAAAAGTCACTGACTACACTTTTAAACTAAAAACCGCTAAAGAGAGTTTAGCGATTTTAGACAAATGA
- the citG gene encoding triphosphoribosyl-dephospho-CoA synthase CitG: MLMKIELLPELAEQALIDEVMVYPKPGLVDPLNHGSHPDMDVFTFVASAVSLRAYFEEITELANNFTAANLPKLFQQVRLAGIKAEQTMFKATNGINTHKGAIFSLGILLTASAYTLSSTGCIELDEIAQTVKVMLKGLTKNDFRNLDQKPLDELTAGELEYKKYGLTGSRGEAEAGFPVVFKKSLPFLLTKSNQSRNSQLIDTLMQIVLTTKDSNLIKRAGNLEIVDWAEAQASRYFELGGSQTEEGYLFLRNLDDVFTQQHLSLGGSADLLILTIFLDLLVTKNS; this comes from the coding sequence ATTTTAATGAAAATCGAATTGTTACCAGAATTAGCAGAGCAGGCTTTAATTGATGAGGTGATGGTTTATCCTAAACCGGGGTTAGTTGACCCGCTTAATCACGGATCACATCCGGATATGGATGTCTTTACTTTTGTAGCAAGTGCTGTGAGCTTGCGTGCTTACTTTGAGGAAATCACCGAACTGGCAAATAATTTTACCGCTGCAAATTTGCCAAAACTTTTTCAGCAAGTTCGCTTAGCGGGAATTAAAGCTGAACAAACAATGTTTAAGGCGACGAATGGAATCAATACACATAAGGGAGCCATTTTTTCGTTAGGAATTTTGTTGACTGCTAGCGCGTACACACTCTCTAGTACGGGATGTATAGAGCTAGATGAGATCGCTCAGACTGTTAAGGTAATGTTAAAAGGATTAACCAAAAATGATTTTCGTAATCTTGATCAAAAGCCACTTGATGAGTTAACGGCAGGCGAATTAGAATACAAAAAATATGGCTTAACGGGTTCAAGAGGTGAAGCAGAGGCAGGATTTCCTGTTGTTTTTAAAAAATCTTTGCCGTTCTTGCTTACTAAAAGCAACCAAAGCCGCAATTCTCAGCTAATCGACACTTTAATGCAGATTGTCTTGACGACAAAAGACAGCAATTTAATTAAGCGGGCCGGAAATTTAGAAATCGTTGATTGGGCCGAGGCGCAAGCTAGCAGATACTTTGAGCTTGGAGGCAGTCAGACAGAGGAAGGTTATCTTTTTTTGCGCAATTTAGACGATGTTTTTACCCAGCAGCATCTTAGTCTCGGCGGGAGTGCAGATTTACTGATTTTGACTATTTTCTTAGATCTTTTGGTAACAAAAAACAGTTGA
- a CDS encoding sugar-binding transcriptional regulator, with translation MSEKDHQDLLIGIAQGFYYSRSSISELAKKFNTSRYYVEKYLDEATNSGLVNISIQAPVERQREMETQFQKVFPNHNITIIKDTPNQTEAIRNVFLYSAREIQHSIQDNQIIGLSWGETMYDLIQHFSSQDRPDLTFIQIMGENMKYESKAGSTRMVEMAANRLGAKYHTIVAPLYVFDPKTRNLLAKEPAIAPTLDLGDKVDQIICSVGTFESIDAIPIWQEQQSKIIAPKQKNKVAGFLFGRPYDQQGHFIDEPNVPVFSIPIDQIMATNRRVAVVADKLKTEATLGAIRGNLLNTLYLSESVASKIISIADEFK, from the coding sequence TTGTCTGAAAAAGATCATCAAGACCTCTTAATTGGTATTGCACAGGGGTTCTATTATTCACGCAGTTCAATTAGCGAACTAGCCAAAAAATTTAACACTTCTCGTTATTACGTCGAGAAATACCTCGATGAAGCCACTAATTCTGGATTAGTTAATATTTCAATCCAAGCACCTGTCGAGCGACAACGGGAGATGGAAACACAATTTCAAAAAGTTTTTCCAAACCACAACATCACAATCATCAAGGATACTCCTAATCAAACTGAAGCAATTAGAAACGTCTTTTTATATTCGGCCCGCGAAATCCAACACTCGATTCAAGATAATCAAATTATCGGACTTTCTTGGGGGGAAACAATGTATGATTTAATTCAACACTTTTCATCTCAAGATCGACCTGACCTCACTTTCATTCAAATCATGGGCGAAAACATGAAGTATGAATCCAAAGCAGGTTCAACACGGATGGTCGAAATGGCCGCTAATCGACTTGGAGCAAAATATCACACCATTGTAGCACCTCTTTATGTTTTTGATCCAAAAACTCGTAATTTATTGGCTAAGGAGCCTGCAATTGCTCCAACTTTAGATTTGGGTGACAAAGTAGATCAAATTATTTGTAGTGTTGGAACATTTGAATCAATTGATGCGATTCCAATCTGGCAAGAACAGCAATCCAAAATCATTGCTCCAAAACAGAAAAATAAAGTAGCCGGTTTTCTATTTGGGCGACCTTATGATCAACAAGGTCATTTTATCGACGAACCTAACGTCCCCGTATTTAGTATCCCGATTGACCAAATTATGGCTACAAATAGAAGAGTAGCTGTAGTCGCAGACAAACTCAAAACCGAAGCAACACTTGGTGCAATCCGAGGCAATTTGCTAAACACTTTATATCTAAGTGAATCGGTTGCCAGCAAAATCATTTCAATCGCTGATGAATTCAAATGA
- a CDS encoding BlaI/MecI/CopY family transcriptional regulator, whose product MDKLKFTKRELDIMHVLWDEKAPLSAKEVYDKNSTISLNTIQAVLRKLLRNKLIKTAEIGYSGTVLTRKYSPLLTEEDYLSSQFSKKSITNLISLLIKESSSEDLDSIEDLITKKREEFKK is encoded by the coding sequence TTGGATAAGTTAAAATTTACTAAAAGAGAGTTGGATATCATGCATGTATTGTGGGATGAAAAGGCACCCCTTTCTGCAAAAGAGGTATATGATAAGAATTCAACAATCAGTCTTAATACAATTCAAGCAGTTTTGAGAAAGTTGCTACGCAATAAATTGATCAAAACTGCAGAGATTGGATATAGTGGAACGGTTTTGACCCGTAAGTATTCACCATTATTGACTGAGGAAGATTATTTATCATCACAATTCTCAAAAAAGAGCATTACTAATTTGATTTCTTTATTGATCAAAGAAAGTAGCTCTGAAGATCTTGATTCAATCGAAGATTTGATTACTAAAAAGAGAGAAGAATTTAAAAAGTAA
- a CDS encoding FtsX-like permease family protein yields MTIKLALKGIKSHLRDYLVLFSGLMIASAVFYMFQAVATNRAFLKSNLHLNFNTVVYTSYLGSFLLGLIILVYIFYANSFLLSMRQKVYAMYMMLGARSKKIGLLIFCETLLIGTFAVAVGILLGLGLTMLVGEWIVKQLDLSFSNLNFFSTSALMITGIFFLIVFALAAFINAAKLVKKPILQLINQPETPRALKKNSILWLIESISGVGLLAIGYWTMSRIKHPPFELFTGVILCLIISLITIILGTYFSFDALFLGIVQGLRNSDRFRFKKIHSFTLGQLSFRLRDFTRLLSMVTLLFALSLGAITTGLSFNEEVINEVDTSVYYDLLLHDPKAQDLKEVAKIKMKGVSIYHYKVSDKVVWNAGDFDQNPYFGINYMKNQKEKIDGAKLLEKDSFLFNTAIMSYVPEQFRDRDIVPVSKTRYERIKGTEHEIRLYKMQNFKRDFHSLKPLVQADNKKIGSRKNLIYKMGQKYDYYQDLNGYSAGFEFIGLFLGLAFLAMLASILMFKILASAPADGLRYRRLDQLGVRRVLLKSSIAQEIGTIFLLPGILGVIHVLFGLKMFKEAQLLLNPYANLMVPFAIFFVLYVIYYLITVLIYRGIVLHKSK; encoded by the coding sequence ATGACAATTAAATTAGCACTCAAAGGAATTAAAAGCCATTTAAGAGATTATTTGGTACTATTTTCCGGTTTGATGATCGCTTCCGCAGTCTTTTATATGTTTCAGGCCGTTGCCACAAATCGCGCGTTTTTGAAGTCAAATTTGCATTTGAACTTTAACACAGTTGTCTACACTTCTTATTTGGGATCGTTTCTGCTGGGACTCATAATTTTGGTATATATCTTTTATGCAAATTCATTTTTGCTATCGATGCGCCAGAAAGTTTACGCGATGTACATGATGCTTGGGGCTAGATCGAAAAAAATTGGGCTTTTGATTTTTTGTGAAACTTTATTAATTGGAACTTTTGCTGTTGCGGTTGGAATTCTTTTGGGGCTGGGCCTAACAATGCTAGTAGGAGAATGGATCGTCAAACAGTTGGACCTGTCGTTTTCTAATCTGAACTTTTTCTCCACCTCAGCCTTGATGATAACAGGAATCTTTTTTCTCATCGTGTTTGCTCTTGCGGCGTTCATAAATGCGGCAAAATTAGTCAAAAAACCAATTCTTCAGTTAATCAATCAACCTGAGACGCCGCGCGCACTTAAAAAGAATTCAATTTTGTGGTTAATTGAATCGATTAGCGGAGTTGGTTTGCTTGCAATTGGCTATTGGACGATGTCGCGGATCAAACATCCGCCATTTGAGCTTTTTACCGGGGTAATTCTTTGTTTAATTATTTCTCTTATAACAATTATTCTTGGAACTTATTTTTCTTTTGATGCGCTCTTTTTAGGGATTGTTCAGGGTTTGCGAAATTCTGATCGTTTTCGGTTTAAGAAAATTCATAGTTTCACTTTAGGCCAGCTAAGTTTTCGACTGCGTGATTTTACGCGACTTTTATCCATGGTAACGTTACTTTTCGCTTTGTCTTTGGGTGCAATTACGACCGGCCTGAGTTTCAATGAAGAGGTGATTAATGAAGTCGACACAAGTGTTTATTACGATTTATTGCTTCATGACCCGAAAGCGCAAGATTTAAAAGAAGTAGCTAAAATTAAAATGAAAGGCGTTTCCATTTATCACTATAAAGTTTCTGATAAAGTTGTTTGGAATGCGGGTGACTTTGACCAAAATCCATATTTTGGAATCAATTACATGAAAAATCAAAAAGAAAAAATTGATGGAGCAAAATTGCTAGAAAAGGATTCTTTCTTGTTTAATACTGCGATTATGTCTTATGTTCCTGAACAATTTCGAGACCGAGACATCGTGCCAGTAAGTAAAACTCGCTACGAGCGAATTAAGGGAACTGAACATGAAATCAGGCTTTATAAAATGCAGAATTTTAAACGCGATTTTCATTCATTGAAACCATTAGTCCAGGCTGATAACAAAAAAATTGGGTCCAGAAAAAACTTAATTTACAAAATGGGGCAGAAGTACGATTACTATCAAGATCTCAATGGATATTCTGCTGGTTTTGAATTTATTGGATTGTTTTTAGGTTTGGCATTTCTGGCGATGTTGGCATCAATTTTGATGTTTAAAATTCTCGCAAGTGCACCTGCAGATGGCTTGCGTTACCGAAGGCTTGATCAGTTAGGAGTTCGTAGAGTTTTGCTTAAAAGTTCAATTGCCCAAGAAATTGGGACAATTTTCTTATTGCCTGGAATTCTAGGAGTAATTCACGTTCTATTCGGACTTAAAATGTTTAAAGAAGCTCAGCTTCTTCTTAATCCCTACGCTAATCTAATGGTTCCTTTTGCAATATTCTTCGTTCTTTACGTCATTTATTATCTAATTACCGTTCTGATTTACCGTGGCATAGTTTTGCATAAATCCAAATAA